The sequence ACAACTTGGACCTCATGGTGGTGAAAGTGAAAAATGAATTGGATAAATAAACGTTCATACATGTAAACAGGCATGTTGGGCAAATGCCCATGGTGGATATATTTTtgcatcaaaaaataaaattagccCAATATTTGTAAAACTCAAggctaagaaaaatatttttaatcaataCATGAAAAAGCCCATTAGTTTGAATGAAACGGAAAGTGAGCCGACAAAGGAGATCGTGGCCAGTGATCATGGGAGCATAAGAGTGAAAGAAACTCTACATAAACTGAACAAAAGAAAATCAATCGGTAAAAAGGGACACAATTCATATCACACAACTCTTGCAAACTCCCTGCAGAGTTTCATAATTTTAGTTCAATAATATTCTCATTCCAGATTTCAACATCTtcatttgtatatttttatgtttctatAAAGTTCTACATGTTTATAAATACAAGATTATGTTGACGATTCATTTAATCAATTTCaacttttttatttgtttttagtgTATCCAAGTTTAGGAGATCATAACAAATGAtcaattttagtatttatttctcttgaattaatatattcaaatttttatgatttttacataatttggtgctttttgtttttgttttttcaagaTATGTATTCAACTATAGAGGTCCTTGGATATATATTAgtacaaactttatttttactagtttttttttattctggCTGTGGAAAAGATTTGCCCAACATTTAGTAGAACTCAAATATGAATCCTTGgtcaaatattttatgatttaggatttttaaaaaaaattaaatttcaagaatttataAGATAATATGTTAAATTTCAAGAAGAAATGTTAAATGTGATCTGTTtgtcataataaataattaataggAAATTAGGCCAAACAAGAAATTTTCTTGAAACTTGAGGGACCGATCTATAATTAATGACCTCCAAGGCAATTCCCAAATCTCCGTTTACCTCTTGTCCCTCGCCCCTTCCCTCTTTCCCCTCAACATTTCATTTCcaatttccaattaaattttaaaaaaaaatatatttaatttttctccccGCACAAATAAACGCTACACGGTCAATTAATTTTCCccgtattttcatatttttcttatGGCATTTCATGTTGCTTGCCCAATTACATGGTACCATTCTCTTAATTCCACGGCTCAGCCCACTATTTATTTCTTCTAATTATATAGTTTTACATTCACTAAAGTgtgtttttttgggtttttgtgATGTGGGTTTTTGAGTTTGAATGATACTGTGTTTGCAGTCGGAAGATATGCTTCTGTGCGCTGGGGTTTCCGCGGAGGCTGCAGAGCGAAAAGGGCAAGATCGAGTTTTTGCAGGAGGTTGCTGGGGTTGAGCAGTTCTTGAAGGATCCGTGGCTGATTAAGGCCAGGGAGGATGCGACGATTCAGGTTATGGTGCCCAAGGTGGTTGGTTCCGCCGTTCCGGCGACTCAGCCGCCGCAGCTTCCCGCTGCGATGGGTGTTGGAGGCGGAGACAGCGGGGAGGAGGTGGCTGCAGCTTCAGCGCAGGTGAAGAGGGTGGCGCTGCAGAAACAAGCTACTGCTGCGTCATTGGTGGCAGAGGATTATGCGAGGAGGTTTGAGTCTGGTGATTTGATGGTGAGGGTTTTCAAGTTAtgcaattcattttttttaactaagACCGACATTATTCTTGTGGGtatttttcctgaaaaaaatGTGCATTTATTTATATGGAATATGTAGAGTGTAAATTGTTTACTCTCTTTAGGCAGTTTTGGTTTCAATTATGGGGTGAGTGATGAGTACTTGTTTGTATTGCTAGATTTTTCAGTTAATTTAGTTTGAATTGGATTTTAAGTTCGCAATATGCACATTATGCCACCCGAATTTTTGGATTCGGTAGTTACTTGGATGAAgtttatgttttatattaaaaattgttATATGGGAGTTATTGTGGATACTGTAAAGCATCTTGGTATGTGTTTCAATGCTGGGGCTTAAGTTAATGCGACCAAGGAAATGTTTTCTAACCTTGCAAGTAATTCTTACATGAAAGTTCTGGTTTTATTGCACATGGCTGAGGAAGTCGTTATTTCATTGTGGTAGTAGCTACTGTCATCATTATCATTAGCTGTCGGTTTACGTACTGATCTTATGATTCTTATCTCATATGGACTAtcagtatattttttattaagagCTTATTTTGGAGATTTTACCTGGATGAAGACACTGGCTTTTGTCAGTTGTTTGGGGGTGTCTGTTGCAGAAAACTTATAGCTTTAAGATCGTGTTTTCATGGCAGAGGTTAAGATTCCTTCCCCTATTGAAGAAAACTTTTTACAAGAAGGCTATACACTTGTTCAATTGCTTACCCTGTAGAATTCCAAATCCAGGCTGAAGGCTGACCACACCTtagatttttttgtgtttggaTCCTACTTCAAcagattgagttttctgatcttTATGATCTATAGGTTAAACGAGTAAGCACTCCCAAGGATTTCTTTTATGATACTCAATTGTATGTTCTATGAAATTCGCTATACATTAGCGAAAACCTGCTGGAGATGATGGTGATGAACAATCTGTTTTTTCCTCAGTATGATTCCAGTCTTCGGAATTGGCTTGGCCAGAGTTATTATCTCGACCTGCCATGTGTTAGAACCTGCTTTATACTTGCACAAATTTAATGAGTGTGGCTATTAAAAAATCGGTTAATGTCTTTATTCTCATATGGTTGCATTCCTTTGTATTTTTGCAGAGCTGCTCCTGAATTATGTGTTTGTTTGCTCCtctttgatttgaaattattatttatgcaCTATACGGAAGCATGAATCCTTAATCATGTTATAAAGTCGGCAAAGTAGTTGATAATTGTCTGTTTCTTTTTCATCTTGCTTCATAAAATTACATGCCTTTTGGTATTTATGTAAAGATTTTCTGTGAATGCATTTATTATGTTGATTCACGAAGGTAGAAGTTCCGTTGAGATGCTTGTGGACTGATTTTTTTAGCAGACGTCTACGAAACATGCCTCTGGAGAAGAGCAAGGTCAATCGAATGTCAAAGTTATGTGCCGGCTATGCTTTAATGGGGAAAATGAAGGAGGTGAAAGGGCAAGAAAGATGCTATCTTGCAAAACTTGTGGCAAGAAGTATCACAGAAGCTGCATAAAATCTTGGTCTCAAAATAGAGGTAACATTTGTAACTGCGAAAAAGTTACTAAACATGCGTTTGTATCCTTTGCATGAAAGTTTTGATTACAGATCTTTTTCACTGGAGTTCTTGGAGTTGCCCCTCTTGCCGGATATGTGAGGTAAATATCTTTTCTTTGCTATAGAATCACACTTCTAAAATTAATAACTAAGACTTGTTCTTTATCAATACGGGAAAGCATTCTACTATGCTGATGATAATATTCAAGGGAACTCAATGCTAAAAGTGAGTAGAGCCAATTAGTTGTTTTCTTGGAGATTTTAATTCTATTTCAGAAATCAATAACTCAGTATATCATGCAGATAGCTTCTTTAGATATATTGTTTTGGTGCCTCGATGAGTAGCTTATATGTGCTAATATCGTGAGATTGCAATTAGAATACAAGGAGGAACTAGGAAGAGTTACACGACGAGACTGATATCCGGATCATTTTCCTTGAAACCATAAGTTAGACATATTTTTTTGTGGTCCTAAATAATTGAACTATGAAAAAAATGCACCTATTTTGTGGTTAAAGCATTGAtatgaaattttgataaatgagaGAGGGTGCTGTTTTTATTCCTTCTTCTCCTTCATGTGTGCTATTGGATGGCTTATTAGGATCTCGATTTGATTTCTGATTATTTATCGAAGTTGATGAAACATGGTTTAAACATTGTCTTCGCTTCTCATAATTGGCCTCCTTAGGTTTGCCGAAGGACTGGAGATCCAAATAAATTCATGTTTTGTAAAAGGTGTGATGGCGCATACCATTGTTACTGTCAACAACCTCCCCATAAGGTGGGTTGTGAATTCTGTATCCTCATACTCATGTCCAATTTTTTAGTGTCTCATGTATTTTCCTTCTGAGTATGCAGAACGTTGGCCATGGGCCTTATTTGTGCCCAAAGCATACAAAGTGTCATAGCTGTGGTTCTTCTGTTCCAGGAAATGGGCTAAGTGTAAGGTATCAGTCTTCGGCTATATTTTGAAGTTTCTCCTTGTCCTTCATATCCTAGGAGCTTTTGCTGTCTTTATTTGGTTCTCCAAGTTATCCTGTCAAGTACCAGACTTTGTATCATGGACAATCAACTCATTTTGTAATctggaattttaaaaattgtttctCTGAGTTAGCATCTGTGCAAGGAAGGTTTTTGTGTTTCTAGAGTGGAGTTGCCATCTTAAACAaattaacattatatacattTCGCAGTCGTGGTTTTTCCAGGATTAGTTATGCATCTTAATTGTTTatggatataaaaaaaatatgcttCTGAATCGTTTGTGGATATAAAAAACAATATGCTTCTTAATCGCTTATGGATATaacgaaaaaaattattttctaggataatgaaaaacattacaatttttttttctttcaaattttgaaactcTTCATGAATTACGTATTGGTTTTCTTGAAAAGTGAGTTGTGGTATTTGAATTTGAACCGAGCAGTATGTTCCTTTTTAGCATGATCTCCCttgctttattttattatttttgactgTATAAATGTGATAAGTTGAGGGTGTTGATTACAATGAGTATCGGAGAAGGCTTCAAGTTCCTAATGTTCTTCAATTTTAGGTTATTATTATGCTCAAATTTGGGTTCTCATATCGTTGTTGCCAATAAAGTTGGTGTCTTGTTTCACTTACAGTTTTTGAGCACTCAGGCACATATGCTTTGTAACCTAGGTCCAAAGCATAAACCGAGGCGCATGTCATATTTAAGTAAGGCTCATGCCTTATTGGTTTGCGACATGCTCAAGCACAATATTATAATATCTAGACGTGTGTAATTGCAAATTATTGAACAATAACAAAACTATGTTTAATTAGTATACAAGACAATATGAAGGGCTATTATGTTGCATTTTACCCTGAATTGACAATCCATTCTGTGAAGTGTGTGCCTCTAAAATGCACCTTAGGCCTTTAAAGTGCACCAAGGCTAGTGCTTGACAGAGATGATGAATATTTGTGCCTCGCATCATGATTTAACTTATGAAAGTAGTTACAGAGGGTGAATAGGGTGTGTGTTAATTAGAAAACCTTCTGTCTCTTTCTGTATGTTTTACTCTTCCTATTTGGAGAACTCATTTAATTGAGGAAGAAAGATAGGTTTGTGAAGAATAATGTTGAATTCGCTTATACAACATAATTagaatatttgtttatatttttaattctcGAAGTTAAACGGAACTTGTCTTTGGGACAGCTGATTAAATAAGTATTTTGTTAACTTTTTGGTCAACTATCGACAGGACTTTCTAGTTTATCAAGTAAAGCACTTGAATACTTtattcaaaaaaagaaaagaaaagaaaaaagaacacTTGAGTACTTTCTGTCTGTTTTGGTGGAGATACTATGTATAAGAACTTTCTGGCTTACTTTTTGCTGGATCTAGTTATATATATTCTCTCTCCATTTTGCCCACTTCCGTGGGTGTGGCTTGTctattatttggttaattgggGTTTTCCGTAATGATGGTAAATCTTGAACATTCGCTGGagttgattttgttgtttatataCATGATTTACCTTTGTTTCTATaagttgagaattttttatgtaatatttaaTCTAGAGAAATGGAGATAATAAGTGTGTGCATTGCATGCGGCAGCTGTTGTTGTGATAGGCTTATGGAGGACAGGAAGGCAATTTTCTTTATGCTCTATGAATACTTTTGAGGGTGGGGTGGGGTCAACCCCTTTTCTGGGCAGATTTGTTTTTACGATAACGAAATCCGACTATCTCACAATCACAAGACTGAGTTATTGCAGGTGGTTCTTAGGGTATACTTGTTGTGATGCTTGTGGAAGATTGTTTGTGAAGGGTAATTATTGCCCTGTTTGTTTGAAGGTACGACTTAGTGCCCCGAccatttgttttgatttgatgTGCTCACTCTGTTAGTCAAATTGTACTTGGGAAAGGTTACATCCATGCCTAGCTTGGTGATATACTAAACTTGATTTGAAGCTATAAAGCTTGATAACTTGTTTGTTGTAAAAACTGAAGGTTTATAGGGATTCTGAGTCGACACCTATGGTTTGCTGTGATATCTGTCAACGCTGGGTTCACTGCCCCTGTGATGGGATCAGGTTGGTTCTCTAGTTTTTGTTCATCAAGTTAATCCAATTATGATATCCTCCATATTTTTTCGCAACCTTATCTTATTTACACACTGCAAATCTATGTATATAAATGTAATATAAGTAATTTCAGCAGGCTGATGTATCACATCTCCAAATAATATCTCACCCGTACACAACTTAAGTTTTCACTATTCATAATCCTCAGTAATTCTACAAACTTTTCTACTGAACTGTGAAAAGTGAAAAAAGATGAGAATAAATAAAGTCCTTGCGAGCACTGTAATTCTCTGTTCATTTCTTCCCCCTTTCCCCTAAAAAAAGAGACAAAGAGCACTTTCCACTTTCCTTTTGTCCCTGGCAGTAACAAGTTAGTTCCACCATTCAGCCTACTTTGACCTGCGTCTCTGTCTCTGTTAGGCATTCTATTCACACTCCAAACTTTGATTTTGGCTGGAATGTGCGATCGAAGTTGTGCACTTATATCACCCTACTCTTTCATGGCTTTTTGTAGTTGACCTAAATTACCAGATTGACCTCGCAAGCTTCGCTTGTGTGGTGTTATTTACAAGTCTCCAAATACAATAATGGATGACTTCTCTTGTGATATTGGCCATGGCTTTTCTAgtgatgattatttttaattttactgGTCTTTAAGTTTTTGGTTCTACATGGAACCTGACTATTTTTGTATCATAGGTTGCTCTTTTGATTAGATTAGTTAgcttttgatttattgttttaacTTTTTGTTGGCTGCTATTCCATCCAGCGATGCAAAGTACATGCAATTTCAGGTTGACGGACATCTCCAATATGTGTGCCCTACATGTCGTGGAGAATGCTCCCAGGTGGGCTTTCTTGCATAATTGGTTTCAATATATGCGCAACATGTAAATGCTCCCTCTTTTGCTGATGTTTTCCTCAATGTCTCTCCTCTTACCAGATTAGGAATCTCGAGGAGGCTGTTCAGGAGCTCTGGAGACGAAGAGATGAAGCTGATAAGAATATGATAGCAAGCTCGAGGGCTGATGCTGGGTTGCCAATTCAGGAAGAAATATTTGACATTTCACCCTTTTCAGATGATGAAGACAGTGGATCTGTGGtgttgaaaaatgaaaattgccGTTCATTGAAGTTTTCTCTTAAAGGGATAGGTGATAGTTCGccaagaaagaaaaaagaacatGGAAAAAAATCTTCAAATAAGAAGTATGGCAAGAAAAAGGGGAATGAAACATTTTTCGTTATTGGAACTGATGCATCCCAGAGGTTTGAGAGACACCAGGATGGTCCATTGTTTGGACGCAGAACTGGTGATAACTACAATGAAGAAATGCAATTTTCTGGTGAACCGGCTGCTGGAGATAAGGCAGCAGGCATATGTTCAGTTAACGAAGCAGCGGTGCCTAATCACAAATACATTGATGAGGTTACAGAAGCCAaaagaaagaaggcattgagaacaataaaaataaagagtaACAAATCTCACGGAGATAGGGAAGGAATTGGAAACAATAGTAATGTGAGTAAGACTGCACAAGGACCCAAGCTTGTTATACATTTGGGTGGACGAAGTAGAAATACATCTAGTCCTCCGGGATCGGAGGTTTCAAATGTTAAGAAGGAAGAAGTTTTGACTTCACCATACGGTATGTCCTATGAGATATTTGTGTGTTTATTTTGCTTTTCTTTCAATTTGAATTGTTAAACTTTGCATGCACATACAATTTATGTGGAATTTAACATATTAGGGATCGAGCTTTGGTAGTGCAGGAAAGCGAATTCTATAGATATTATGTGGAGTATTTACTGATTGTTTTGGGTATTGGAAATTTACTGTGTGTAAGAATATGTAGCTGACGAATACTTGTTTTAGAAGTCCAATTTCTGCTTTGGATTAACGTAATTAAACAGAATTAcatgaaatcaaaatttcagtCAAAATTCTGGGAATTTGAAATTATCGGAAAAGAACCCTGCTGATGATTGAAATTCAACAGTATATGATGTCCACTTAATTGAAATGTGAGTTTTATCTCAGAGTTGTCAATTTGTCATGTATAATGAATTGGGCTTGATAATGGTGGGAAACTCATAATGGAGAAACTGATTATAGAAAGACTTGAAATTTGAAgttacaatatatttttagtaCACATGGACTTTCCTCCGAACAAGATAAATGCTATCAACATTTAAAAACCTAACAATTCTAATAGGGCAAATGATCGCTAAGAGTGATAATAAATATGGAGTTTACTTGGACTTTTTTGAAGTGTGTATTGTTGCTATTCTCATAACTGGAGTACATCGAATCACCATAGTTAGCTTTGATGGTATCACATTGATGCTTCCCTATCAAATGGTATTGGCCTATATAGGCCCTTGCATAATTTGCGCTTCAGCTTTGTGTTATATCTTGCTGACTTGTTTGCCATAAACATGCCATTCGAGAGGACATGACAGGGAAATTGGGGATATTAGCGAGCAATCTGTATTTTCATTGCCCAAGTATTGCCACCTTTAGTATTGTGGATTTACGAATGGGAAATTCCTCTATATATTGCTGTGAAGAGTTGTTCAGTGCAACATGCAGGAGACAGAATCTTGGTCTTGGATTTGACATGTCGAAACCCATTGGTTCATAGCTATTCCAATTACTTAACACGGATAAACtattgaaatatatttgaaaatccgATGAGAAATTTTATTCTGGTTAGTGGCATTTGGAAATAAACATTAATAGTTTGAGAAAATAGGATATTATAGGGAGAGAATTAACCATACACAAATGGATAAACCATTTAGCTAGTCTCTAACCTATTGATTTTTACTTTATGATCATTCATTTACTAAGCCATGTTTCTCATAAATACAGTGGGCACCGAGGATATTATTCAACAGAAACATCATGAGTACATTAACAGTCCTGATAATGCAGTTGAATCTGGGGATAAAAAAGGTGCTACTCTTTAGTTTAAGAAATGTTGTCCTCTACACTTTCTTCGTTTATTCTCATCCTTTTTATCTCGCAGTACCGTGTCtacatttttttttgcaaattaaACATTTATGTCTTGTGAGATGCAGGACATATTAGCCACACTGATCAAATGAAAGGTTCCAAGTTACGAGAAAAAGAGGGTAACTTGATTAAGATCAAGAATACCAATTCAAAAGCTTCCGACGATAGCTCTAAACTTACTGGAGGCAAATTCAGTCATGAGGATGAACCTGTTTCTCTAAAGAATTCACATTCAGTACTGGGAAAAAGAAGCATTGAAGATGGTGCATCTACAAGGAGTGGTTCTGATGTCCTAGTTAGCCAGAGGAACAAATATTCTTCAATGAAGTACGCAGAGGATAGGCCTACTGTTTCTGGGGACTTGGACGATGGCAATAGTAGCATTCCATCAAATTCAGAGGCATCAGCGAATGATCACAAGCCTTTTTTGAAGTTTAAAATTCCGAACAATTCAAACAAAGGAAATCAAAATGTTCCCGATAATTTGAATCAGGGATTAAGCCGAAAAGAGAGATCCGATTGGAGAGTCCATGTGGGACAGATGGTAATCCAAACTCCCTCTCCTTTGCCTCTTCCTGGAAAGGAAGAGATAACTTATACGCGTGGTCAAAGGTCAAAACGGCGTAGACCAGTACCAGGTGACGAAGATACGTCACAATGGCATGAAGACAACACTATGAAGGAGTTCACTGATGCAAACTGGGTATTGCAGAAATTGGGAAAAGATGCTGCTGGTAAAAGAGTTGAGATTCATCAGCCGTCCAATGACTCCTGGTgagtttcttcttcttcataaaaCAGTACGCATACGTGTATATG is a genomic window of Primulina huaijiensis isolate GDHJ02 unplaced genomic scaffold, ASM1229523v2 scaffold208320, whole genome shotgun sequence containing:
- the LOC140966960 gene encoding uncharacterized protein isoform X1, which translates into the protein MAFHVACPITCRKICFCALGFPRRLQSEKGKIEFLQEVAGVEQFLKDPWLIKAREDATIQVMVPKVVGSAVPATQPPQLPAAMGVGGGDSGEEVAAASAQVKRVALQKQATAASLVAEDYARRFESGDLMQTSTKHASGEEQGQSNVKVMCRLCFNGENEGGERARKMLSCKTCGKKYHRSCIKSWSQNRDLFHWSSWSCPSCRICEVCRRTGDPNKFMFCKRCDGAYHCYCQQPPHKNVGHGPYLCPKHTKCHSCGSSVPGNGLSVRWFLGYTCCDACGRLFVKGNYCPVCLKVYRDSESTPMVCCDICQRWVHCPCDGISDAKYMQFQVDGHLQYVCPTCRGECSQIRNLEEAVQELWRRRDEADKNMIASSRADAGLPIQEEIFDISPFSDDEDSGSVVLKNENCRSLKFSLKGIGDSSPRKKKEHGKKSSNKKYGKKKGNETFFVIGTDASQRFERHQDGPLFGRRTGDNYNEEMQFSGEPAAGDKAAGICSVNEAAVPNHKYIDEVTEAKRKKALRTIKIKSNKSHGDREGIGNNSNVSKTAQGPKLVIHLGGRSRNTSSPPGSEVSNVKKEEVLTSPYVGTEDIIQQKHHEYINSPDNAVESGDKKGHISHTDQMKGSKLREKEGNLIKIKNTNSKASDDSSKLTGGKFSHEDEPVSLKNSHSVLGKRSIEDGASTRSGSDVLVSQRNKYSSMKYAEDRPTVSGDLDDGNSSIPSNSEASANDHKPFLKFKIPNNSNKGNQNVPDNLNQGLSRKERSDWRVHVGQMVIQTPSPLPLPGKEEITYTRGQRSKRRRPVPGDEDTSQWHEDNTMKEFTDANWVLQKLGKDAAGKRVEIHQPSNDSWHRGTVLEVLEGTSTVSIALDDGKPKNFELGKQGIRFVSQKQKR
- the LOC140966960 gene encoding uncharacterized protein isoform X2, with the translated sequence MAFHVACPITCRKICFCALGFPRRLQSEKGKIEFLQEVAGVEQFLKDPWLIKAREDATIQVMVPKVVGSAVPATQPPQLPAAMGVGGGDSGEEVAAASAQVKRVALQKQATAASLVAEDYARRFESGDLMTSTKHASGEEQGQSNVKVMCRLCFNGENEGGERARKMLSCKTCGKKYHRSCIKSWSQNRDLFHWSSWSCPSCRICEVCRRTGDPNKFMFCKRCDGAYHCYCQQPPHKNVGHGPYLCPKHTKCHSCGSSVPGNGLSVRWFLGYTCCDACGRLFVKGNYCPVCLKVYRDSESTPMVCCDICQRWVHCPCDGISDAKYMQFQVDGHLQYVCPTCRGECSQIRNLEEAVQELWRRRDEADKNMIASSRADAGLPIQEEIFDISPFSDDEDSGSVVLKNENCRSLKFSLKGIGDSSPRKKKEHGKKSSNKKYGKKKGNETFFVIGTDASQRFERHQDGPLFGRRTGDNYNEEMQFSGEPAAGDKAAGICSVNEAAVPNHKYIDEVTEAKRKKALRTIKIKSNKSHGDREGIGNNSNVSKTAQGPKLVIHLGGRSRNTSSPPGSEVSNVKKEEVLTSPYVGTEDIIQQKHHEYINSPDNAVESGDKKGHISHTDQMKGSKLREKEGNLIKIKNTNSKASDDSSKLTGGKFSHEDEPVSLKNSHSVLGKRSIEDGASTRSGSDVLVSQRNKYSSMKYAEDRPTVSGDLDDGNSSIPSNSEASANDHKPFLKFKIPNNSNKGNQNVPDNLNQGLSRKERSDWRVHVGQMVIQTPSPLPLPGKEEITYTRGQRSKRRRPVPGDEDTSQWHEDNTMKEFTDANWVLQKLGKDAAGKRVEIHQPSNDSWHRGTVLEVLEGTSTVSIALDDGKPKNFELGKQGIRFVSQKQKR